Proteins co-encoded in one Streptomyces roseochromogenus subsp. oscitans DS 12.976 genomic window:
- a CDS encoding DNA glycosylase AlkZ-like family protein, with amino-acid sequence MPAGAGHGEARFAQRADVAADGPDGHVEAFGEIGTGARTSAQFRWAPANPLPCIPEAEAKSTLAWCYIAAFGPVTADDLKWWTGRTVTDTRKALFDRNGDIGPTIWWNGRVIGTWAQHADGHINHHLLTDPGSRARAAVETEIERTLAFLDGTGVTPCYRTPLERRLAT; translated from the coding sequence GTGCCCGCGGGCGCCGGCCACGGGGAAGCCCGGTTCGCGCAGCGGGCCGATGTCGCGGCGGACGGTCCGGACGGTCACGTCGAGGCGTTCGGCGAGATCGGCACCGGCGCGAGGACCTCCGCCCAGTTTCGCTGGGCTCCCGCCAACCCCCTGCCGTGTATCCCCGAGGCGGAGGCGAAGAGCACGCTCGCTTGGTGCTACATCGCCGCGTTCGGCCCGGTGACGGCCGACGACCTGAAGTGGTGGACCGGGCGGACTGTCACCGACACCCGCAAGGCCCTCTTCGACCGCAACGGCGATATCGGCCCCACGATCTGGTGGAACGGCCGCGTCATCGGCACCTGGGCCCAGCACGCGGACGGGCACATCAACCACCACCTGCTGACCGACCCCGGCAGCCGAGCCCGTGCCGCCGTCGAAACCGAGATCGAACGCACCCTCGCGTTCCTCGACGGCACCGGAGTCACCCCCTGCTACCGAACCCCTCTCGAACGCCGCCTCGCCACATGA
- a CDS encoding NUDIX domain-containing protein, protein MPAVRRSTPAPSHRFHRAETRRAPPTYSACARICARHPYTLPGGNVEPGEPVLQALARELDEELGLDLTDVAGAPQLAWILDAMVTMIMSMSALRERSAHSQLAPGEQLLGYGSVVPANSAKGVGIGAAIANQLVNNVAAQSGQVGSIAAGMPRTSGALLLRVTDQRVGLVRPLDGTPVWEVPRAWVIRVERRPRTQLMARFRLHYSDGSWLAFLTMRRRTIEQFRSLIG, encoded by the coding sequence GTGCCAGCAGTACGACGCTCAACACCCGCCCCCTCACACCGATTCCACCGAGCGGAGACCCGCCGGGCGCCCCCAACGTACAGCGCCTGCGCACGCATCTGCGCGCGCCACCCGTACACCCTGCCAGGCGGCAACGTCGAGCCCGGCGAACCCGTCCTTCAGGCCCTGGCACGCGAGCTGGACGAGGAGCTGGGCCTGGACCTCACGGACGTGGCCGGCGCCCCGCAGCTGGCCTGGATCCTGGACGCCATGGTCACTATGATCATGAGCATGTCCGCCCTCCGTGAGCGTTCCGCACACAGTCAACTGGCCCCAGGTGAACAGCTCTTGGGGTACGGCTCCGTCGTTCCCGCCAACAGCGCCAAAGGCGTCGGCATCGGCGCGGCCATCGCGAACCAGCTGGTCAACAACGTCGCGGCACAGTCCGGCCAGGTCGGCAGCATCGCGGCGGGGATGCCACGTACCTCCGGCGCGCTGCTGCTGCGCGTGACCGACCAACGGGTCGGACTGGTCCGGCCCCTGGACGGCACCCCGGTGTGGGAGGTGCCGCGTGCCTGGGTGATCCGGGTCGAACGCCGGCCCCGGACACAGCTGATGGCCCGCTTCCGGCTGCACTACTCGGACGGCTCCTGGCTCGCCTTCCTCACCATGCGGCGCCGTACGATCGAGCAGTTCCGCTCGCTCATCGGCTGA
- a CDS encoding lipocalin-like domain-containing protein yields the protein MTTTRPTLIDAVNGLAPTSPDNTDSWWFCAKLHNAENVFWAKIHTMTMQGVCHSTVALLEEGDSHADGKYAGEAVDDVKVSADSLNVQTSVLAVSGDLDQLDISGTTDTASIRLTLRREDPVLYNGGGGVFPFFGGTTGQYALPGLITSGTVTIQGVTHQVDGRTWFDRQWVAGITQPPRFTWLGLDLGAGRYLSVWDATGDGTSWLTQLTADGSHLITHAQRTDHNGDWVLTIPALDASLEVSRHTLSDVPGAYTGVCHVTGTLAGADVTGHGFTDVIG from the coding sequence ATGACCACAACTCGCCCCACATTGATCGACGCCGTCAACGGCCTCGCCCCGACCTCCCCCGACAACACGGACTCCTGGTGGTTCTGCGCCAAGCTGCACAACGCCGAGAACGTCTTTTGGGCGAAGATCCACACGATGACGATGCAAGGCGTCTGTCACAGCACGGTCGCCCTGCTCGAGGAAGGCGACAGCCACGCCGACGGCAAGTACGCCGGCGAAGCCGTAGACGATGTGAAGGTGTCCGCGGATTCCCTCAATGTGCAGACTTCGGTACTCGCGGTGAGCGGAGACCTGGACCAACTCGACATCTCGGGTACGACAGACACCGCGTCGATCCGGCTCACCCTGCGACGCGAGGACCCCGTCCTCTACAACGGCGGCGGTGGAGTCTTCCCCTTCTTCGGCGGGACCACCGGACAGTACGCGCTGCCCGGCCTGATCACGTCAGGAACCGTCACCATCCAAGGCGTGACGCATCAGGTCGACGGACGCACCTGGTTCGACCGCCAGTGGGTCGCCGGCATCACCCAGCCGCCGCGCTTCACCTGGCTCGGGCTCGACCTCGGCGCGGGCCGGTATCTGAGCGTCTGGGACGCCACGGGAGACGGCACGTCCTGGCTCACCCAGCTCACGGCCGACGGCTCACACCTGATCACCCACGCTCAGCGAACAGACCACAACGGCGACTGGGTTCTCACCATTCCCGCCCTCGACGCCTCCCTCGAAGTCTCCCGTCACACGCTCTCCGACGTCCCTGGCGCCTACACCGGCGTATGTCACGTGACCGGCACTCTCGCGGGAGCGGACGTCACCGGACACGGTTTCACGGATGTCATCGGCTGA
- a CDS encoding helix-turn-helix transcriptional regulator, protein MTVRTVRRDIGPLREPGFPVAGARGHAGGYRLTSGSDLPPLLLDDEEAVAIAVALRTTAGGLARIEESALRALAALEQVPPRRLHGQVTALRTSLAGITWEERGPRVDPAVLAGLAVACRDHEIVTFDYTTRDGTTGSRRAEPCHLVDSGGLWYLLARATGKEAWRLFRLDRIAGVTPTGRRVAPRPVPGDDPAAFVATRLSAAPTRYRAVATVHASADRVRARSRGLGTRLQPIDERTCRVDACDDCLPRIVQTLAGLDMDYTLDADPDVLTHRRAAAHRDLHAVGS, encoded by the coding sequence GTGACCGTCCGGACCGTCCGCCGCGACATCGGCCCGCTGCGCGAACCGGGCTTCCCCGTGGCCGGCGCCCGCGGGCACGCCGGTGGCTACCGCCTCACCTCAGGCAGCGATCTGCCCCCACTCCTCCTCGACGACGAAGAGGCCGTCGCGATCGCCGTCGCCCTGCGCACCACGGCCGGTGGCCTGGCCAGGATCGAGGAGAGCGCCCTGCGGGCCCTGGCCGCGCTCGAACAGGTGCCCCCACGGCGGCTGCACGGGCAGGTCACCGCCCTCCGGACGTCCCTCGCCGGCATCACCTGGGAGGAGCGGGGACCGCGCGTCGACCCTGCGGTCCTGGCCGGGCTCGCCGTCGCCTGCCGCGACCACGAGATCGTCACCTTCGACTACACCACCCGCGACGGCACCACCGGCTCACGCCGGGCCGAGCCCTGCCACCTGGTCGATTCCGGTGGGCTGTGGTACCTCCTGGCGCGCGCAACCGGCAAGGAGGCCTGGCGTCTCTTCCGTCTCGACCGCATCGCCGGCGTCACGCCCACCGGCCGCCGCGTCGCGCCCCGTCCCGTGCCCGGCGACGACCCTGCCGCCTTCGTCGCCACCCGCCTCTCCGCCGCCCCCACCCGCTACCGCGCCGTCGCCACCGTCCACGCCTCCGCGGACCGGGTCCGCGCCCGCAGCCGCGGGCTGGGCACCCGCCTGCAGCCCATCGACGAGCGCACCTGCCGCGTCGACGCCTGCGACGACTGTCTGCCGCGCATCGTCCAGACCCTCGCCGGCCTCGACATGGACTACACCCTCGACGCCGACCCGGATGTCCTCACCCACCGCCGTGCCGCCGCGCACCGCGACTTGCACGCCGTAGGCAGCTGA
- a CDS encoding LmeA family phospholipid-binding protein — MRTPHKHTHQSAQSDGPPTAQVPSGRNPYDELASLADHPLDDFLTEDGAEARQDNHEEPWEPPNHRRGSRRRNRATGLPTIARFLVWVLTLVCLVVLADRWALLYAEHKASQRLKDSMHLAAAPEVSIGGFPFLTQVAAGRLDSVQVTVPDIPAHRVTLTQVTATANDIRIDGDGPTSVRGALVRQVHGQVLLSFADMNRELGASQVDFTAQGPDRVQAHGTLRIAGRDLSVRADAEIRREGERGIATSVDGIRLDIDDLATYRPGTRPSEGLHLTPASARRITHEADQIKSMLTIPAIVHRLGVPDSTVSAALHDEDKLHQLTGAPRFLHDLTRINLVDVALAHPSLLKRLGLDPSLLTTLTKLTRPQIADRFSFAFQLPKPPGGALQLQRVAVDKDGIRVDVSGTGLLLGH, encoded by the coding sequence ATGCGTACCCCCCACAAACACACGCATCAATCTGCCCAGTCGGACGGGCCACCCACCGCTCAGGTTCCGTCCGGCCGCAATCCATACGACGAATTGGCGTCACTGGCGGACCATCCGCTGGACGACTTCCTGACCGAGGACGGCGCGGAGGCCCGGCAGGACAACCACGAAGAGCCCTGGGAGCCGCCCAATCACCGGCGCGGCAGCCGCCGTCGTAACCGCGCCACCGGCCTGCCCACCATCGCCCGATTCCTCGTCTGGGTGCTGACCCTCGTCTGCCTCGTCGTCCTGGCCGACCGGTGGGCGCTGCTCTACGCCGAGCACAAGGCTTCCCAACGGCTCAAGGACTCCATGCATCTCGCCGCGGCCCCCGAGGTCTCGATCGGCGGGTTCCCCTTCCTGACGCAGGTGGCCGCGGGGCGCCTGGACTCGGTCCAGGTCACCGTCCCCGACATCCCGGCCCACCGAGTCACCCTCACCCAGGTCACCGCGACCGCCAACGACATACGCATCGACGGTGACGGACCGACCTCGGTACGCGGCGCGCTCGTTCGCCAGGTGCACGGCCAGGTTCTGCTGTCGTTCGCCGACATGAACCGTGAACTCGGCGCCTCGCAGGTGGACTTCACGGCCCAAGGACCCGACCGCGTGCAAGCCCATGGCACCCTGCGCATCGCGGGCCGCGACCTGAGCGTACGAGCCGATGCCGAGATCCGGCGCGAGGGAGAACGCGGCATCGCCACCTCCGTGGACGGCATCCGGCTCGACATCGACGACCTCGCGACGTACCGGCCCGGCACCAGACCCTCCGAGGGCCTCCACCTCACCCCCGCCTCAGCGCGCCGTATCACCCACGAGGCTGACCAGATCAAGTCCATGCTGACGATCCCGGCGATCGTGCACCGCCTGGGTGTCCCCGACAGCACGGTGAGCGCCGCGCTCCACGACGAGGACAAACTCCATCAGCTCACCGGCGCGCCGCGCTTCCTGCACGATCTGACCAGGATCAACCTCGTGGACGTGGCGCTCGCCCACCCCAGCCTCCTCAAGCGACTGGGCCTCGACCCGTCCCTGCTCACCACGCTGACCAAGCTCACCCGCCCCCAGATCGCCGACCGCTTCTCCTTCGCCTTCCAGCTGCCGAAGCCGCCGGGAGGCGCGCTGCAGCTCCAGCGCGTGGCCGTTGACAAGGACGGCATCCGCGTCGACGTGTCGGGGACGGGACTGCTTCTGGGCCACTGA
- a CDS encoding carboxylate-amine ligase encodes MPEPFDAMTPAVAGGPGFPPEAPAPPTLGVEEEFVLADRNSRSAVHRSLSVVAAARAHLGGPHATPELSLSQVETVSAVCRTAVELEAEIVRLRTGAAVAAAEYDCLLVPSGMAVLGRPGPPPVLDQARYRALARRFGPVVHGQGVNACHVHVGVADREEAVQAVNHLRGWMPLLLALTANSPYSDGADTGYASWRSMVWSRWPSAGPPPYLRGVAHYAWVVDQLVASGAAMDPAMLYWHVRPSAHLPTIEVRVADVMPDAGTTTAYALLVRALVAHAVETVRAGERAPEVPDLLLRAACWQAARQGPIGALPGTHTRDCTALAVGRLIEELWKRVEPHLSRHGDDQRVGDWLSDVQCKGPGSARQRRVAQQHEDGLRAVVDDLAVALP; translated from the coding sequence GTGCCAGAGCCGTTCGATGCCATGACTCCTGCCGTCGCCGGCGGACCCGGGTTCCCGCCGGAGGCGCCCGCACCGCCGACGCTCGGGGTGGAGGAGGAGTTCGTCCTGGCCGACCGGAACAGCCGGTCGGCTGTCCACAGATCCCTGTCCGTCGTGGCTGCCGCGCGCGCTCACCTCGGCGGGCCGCACGCCACTCCCGAGCTGTCGTTGTCGCAGGTGGAGACCGTCAGCGCGGTGTGTCGTACCGCCGTGGAACTGGAGGCGGAAATCGTGCGATTACGTACCGGCGCGGCCGTCGCCGCGGCCGAGTACGACTGCCTGCTGGTGCCCAGCGGCATGGCGGTCCTCGGCCGTCCCGGGCCGCCGCCCGTCCTCGACCAGGCACGTTACCGCGCCCTCGCCCGCCGCTTCGGGCCCGTCGTCCATGGGCAGGGGGTGAACGCCTGCCACGTGCACGTCGGCGTGGCCGACCGGGAGGAAGCCGTACAGGCGGTCAACCACCTGCGCGGCTGGATGCCCCTGCTGCTGGCCCTCACCGCCAACTCCCCGTACAGCGACGGGGCGGACACCGGCTATGCGAGCTGGCGCTCGATGGTCTGGAGCCGCTGGCCCTCGGCGGGACCTCCGCCCTACCTGCGCGGTGTGGCCCACTACGCATGGGTCGTCGACCAACTCGTGGCCAGCGGAGCGGCGATGGATCCGGCCATGCTCTACTGGCACGTGCGGCCCTCGGCGCACCTCCCCACCATCGAGGTGCGCGTCGCGGACGTGATGCCCGACGCCGGGACCACCACCGCGTACGCGCTGCTCGTCCGCGCCCTCGTCGCGCACGCCGTCGAGACAGTACGCGCCGGCGAACGCGCGCCCGAGGTCCCCGACCTGCTGTTGCGGGCGGCGTGCTGGCAGGCGGCCCGGCAGGGGCCGATCGGTGCGCTGCCCGGCACCCACACTCGCGACTGCACCGCCCTGGCCGTCGGCCGGCTGATCGAGGAGCTGTGGAAACGGGTCGAGCCACACCTCAGCCGGCACGGCGACGACCAGCGCGTCGGCGACTGGCTGAGCGATGTCCAGTGCAAAGGGCCCGGCTCCGCGCGACAGAGGCGTGTGGCGCAACAGCACGAGGACGGCCTACGGGCCGTGGTGGACGACCTCGCCGTAGCGCTTCCGTGA
- a CDS encoding asparaginase: MLSVVLLALGGTISVRGAARGARLSGAEITSAVPGLAELGVPLDVRDMHAVPSGSLTFAQVLDVIAVAARAVAEGADGVVVTQGTDTLEETAFLADLVWPHDAPFVLTGAMRQPAMAGADGPANVLAAVRVAMAREARDAGALVVLNDEVHAARWVRKTHSTSTATFASPSTGPLGHVVEDRVRMLLAPPRYEPLSAGFDRERLEAARVALHVVTLDDDGTQLQGLETTHRGLVVAGFGVGHVPGVLAPRLGALAEHIPVVLTSRTGTGSVLRHTYSAPGSEQDLRQRGLIDGGFLDPYKARVLLRLLLAAGAGHGDIAEAFALRG; this comes from the coding sequence GTGTTGAGCGTCGTACTGCTGGCACTTGGGGGAACGATATCGGTGCGGGGCGCCGCGCGGGGAGCGCGGCTCAGTGGTGCCGAGATCACTTCGGCCGTACCGGGCCTGGCGGAGCTGGGGGTCCCTCTGGACGTACGGGACATGCACGCCGTGCCCAGCGGGAGTCTCACCTTCGCGCAGGTCCTCGATGTCATCGCCGTCGCCGCGCGGGCCGTGGCCGAGGGCGCGGACGGGGTCGTCGTCACGCAGGGCACGGACACCCTGGAGGAGACGGCCTTCCTGGCCGACCTGGTGTGGCCGCACGATGCGCCGTTCGTGCTGACCGGCGCGATGCGGCAGCCGGCCATGGCGGGGGCGGACGGACCGGCCAACGTACTCGCCGCTGTGCGCGTCGCCATGGCGCGGGAGGCGCGCGACGCGGGTGCGCTGGTCGTCCTCAACGACGAGGTGCACGCGGCGCGATGGGTGCGCAAGACACACAGCACGAGCACCGCGACCTTCGCCTCGCCGAGCACCGGTCCGCTCGGGCATGTCGTCGAGGACCGGGTACGGATGCTCCTCGCCCCGCCCCGGTACGAGCCGCTGTCGGCCGGGTTCGACCGGGAGCGGCTCGAGGCCGCGCGCGTCGCCCTGCACGTGGTCACCCTGGACGACGACGGCACACAGCTCCAGGGGCTCGAGACCACGCACAGGGGCCTGGTCGTCGCCGGCTTCGGCGTCGGGCACGTACCCGGTGTGCTCGCGCCCAGGCTCGGCGCGCTGGCCGAGCACATACCGGTCGTGCTGACCTCGCGCACCGGGACCGGCTCGGTCCTGCGGCACACCTACAGCGCACCCGGCTCGGAACAGGACCTGCGGCAGCGCGGGCTGATCGACGGCGGATTCCTCGACCCGTACAAGGCCCGGGTGCTGCTCCGGCTGCTGCTGGCGGCCGGCGCCGGGCACGGCGACATCGCGGAGGCGTTCGCCCTCCGGGGCTGA
- a CDS encoding ArnT family glycosyltransferase — MVTTVLRPADSLRTVRRAPWRSPAGQPGYVRPTLLVITMLAAVLYTWGIEHSQYHTFYATAARSMAESWKAFLYGSFDPGNSITLDKLPGFLWPQAISARIFGFHPWALVLPQVLEGVASLLVLHRVVSRWAGAHAALIADAAFLVTPVAVGLFRTAVEDPAFTLCVLLAAEATQRAAVNGRLRPLVIAGVWVGVGFQAKMLEAWAVLPALALVHLVSAPIALRKRLTHLALSAAVMTAVSVSWMLAVTLVPAKDRPYVDGTTNNSAFSMVVGYNFLNRFSSLGISAASTGSVSATQGGGGRHGQASPSAGGAGGASGADGALGAAGRGAANRRPTGASRAQGAQNAGSQALGPAAGFGPGAGGRFRAGGGSGGDQNGWSKMFGASLASQTGWLYPMGALAGVCGLLWRRGKPRTDRLRAGFVLWGTWLATYFLVFSAGSVGGHTYYMGVIAVPLAALTGGGVVLMWRAYRAGGPRAWALPGAVAATAAWSAYLAGRFPSFLPWLAPVVGLLGLAAVVLLVLARTVRTASGGRLALVGLVVSLAAMLIAPSSWAAQVLSPSYRDSGMGAVGPSGMTRGHGSVTSAGRRTGQVSWAGGTQRGRAAEADGTHVVGDLGDFAGAGGIGGPGGFGGFGGSSAGGQLTADQRKLLAYTSAHRGSASYVFATTSWSGAAPYILATGAHVLPLGGFSGRVPFPSTAQFRQLIDSGELKYVVLGGTGRGGDGMFGESSGTTVSARITAWVESSCRRIPNAAYSSTARPTGGRSDAKATEPILYQCRPGR, encoded by the coding sequence ATGGTTACGACAGTTCTCAGGCCGGCCGACTCCCTGCGCACCGTTCGTCGCGCTCCGTGGCGGTCGCCGGCGGGCCAGCCCGGATATGTGCGTCCGACACTGCTGGTCATCACCATGCTTGCGGCCGTGCTGTACACGTGGGGTATCGAGCACAGCCAATACCACACGTTTTATGCGACCGCCGCACGCAGCATGGCGGAGAGCTGGAAGGCTTTCCTATACGGCTCTTTCGACCCGGGAAACTCCATCACTCTGGACAAGTTGCCGGGATTCCTGTGGCCCCAAGCCATTTCTGCCCGTATCTTCGGATTTCATCCGTGGGCGCTGGTCCTGCCCCAGGTCCTCGAGGGAGTGGCCAGCCTGCTGGTGCTGCACCGCGTGGTGAGCCGGTGGGCCGGCGCCCACGCGGCGCTGATCGCCGACGCTGCGTTCCTGGTGACCCCGGTGGCCGTGGGGCTCTTCCGCACCGCCGTCGAGGACCCAGCCTTCACACTCTGCGTGCTGCTGGCAGCCGAGGCCACCCAGCGCGCCGCCGTGAACGGCCGACTGCGCCCTCTGGTGATCGCGGGTGTGTGGGTCGGCGTCGGCTTCCAGGCCAAGATGCTGGAAGCGTGGGCGGTGCTGCCGGCGCTCGCCCTCGTCCACCTCGTTTCGGCGCCGATCGCCCTGCGGAAGCGGCTGACGCACCTCGCGCTGTCCGCCGCGGTGATGACCGCCGTGTCGGTTTCGTGGATGCTCGCGGTGACGCTCGTCCCGGCCAAGGACCGGCCCTATGTGGATGGCACCACGAACAACTCCGCGTTCAGCATGGTGGTCGGCTATAACTTCCTGAACCGCTTCTCCTCGCTCGGTATCAGCGCGGCCTCCACCGGCAGCGTGAGCGCCACGCAGGGCGGAGGCGGCCGGCACGGCCAGGCGTCGCCTTCGGCCGGCGGGGCCGGCGGGGCCAGCGGGGCCGATGGTGCACTCGGTGCCGCAGGCCGTGGGGCCGCCAACCGTCGTCCTACCGGGGCGAGCCGGGCCCAGGGTGCGCAGAACGCCGGGAGCCAGGCACTGGGGCCGGCAGCAGGATTCGGGCCCGGCGCCGGGGGCAGGTTCCGCGCCGGTGGCGGGTCGGGCGGTGACCAGAACGGCTGGTCGAAGATGTTCGGCGCCTCGCTGGCCTCGCAGACCGGCTGGCTGTATCCGATGGGTGCCCTCGCCGGAGTCTGTGGTCTCCTCTGGCGCCGCGGCAAGCCGCGCACCGACCGCCTGCGTGCCGGGTTCGTGCTGTGGGGCACGTGGCTGGCCACATACTTCCTCGTCTTCAGCGCGGGCAGTGTCGGCGGCCACACGTACTACATGGGTGTGATCGCGGTCCCCCTCGCCGCGCTCACCGGCGGCGGCGTCGTTCTGATGTGGCGTGCCTACCGGGCGGGCGGCCCCCGTGCGTGGGCACTGCCCGGTGCGGTGGCGGCGACGGCGGCGTGGAGCGCGTACCTCGCCGGCCGGTTCCCGTCGTTCCTGCCGTGGCTGGCGCCCGTGGTGGGCCTGCTCGGTCTCGCCGCCGTCGTCCTGCTGGTGCTGGCCAGGACCGTTCGTACCGCGTCCGGCGGCAGGCTCGCCCTGGTCGGGCTGGTCGTGTCCCTCGCGGCGATGCTCATCGCGCCGAGTTCATGGGCGGCGCAGGTGCTCAGTCCTTCGTACCGGGACTCCGGGATGGGCGCGGTGGGCCCGTCCGGCATGACCCGCGGCCACGGTTCTGTGACGTCGGCGGGTCGTCGTACCGGGCAGGTGTCGTGGGCGGGCGGAACACAGCGCGGCCGGGCGGCAGAAGCCGACGGGACGCACGTCGTCGGCGACCTCGGCGACTTCGCCGGTGCCGGTGGCATCGGCGGTCCCGGCGGCTTCGGCGGCTTCGGCGGTTCCAGCGCGGGCGGCCAACTCACCGCAGATCAGCGCAAGTTGCTCGCCTACACCTCCGCGCACCGCGGATCGGCGAGCTACGTCTTCGCCACCACGAGTTGGAGCGGCGCGGCTCCGTACATCCTCGCCACCGGGGCCCATGTGCTACCGCTCGGCGGCTTCAGCGGCAGGGTGCCGTTCCCGAGCACGGCGCAGTTCCGGCAGCTGATCGACTCCGGCGAGCTGAAGTACGTGGTGCTGGGCGGCACGGGGCGCGGTGGGGACGGCATGTTCGGCGAGAGCAGCGGGACCACGGTCAGCGCGCGGATCACCGCATGGGTCGAGTCGTCCTGCCGTCGCATCCCGAACGCCGCCTACAGTTCCACCGCCCGCCCCACCGGCGGCCGTAGCGACGCCAAGGCCACCGAGCCGATTCTCTACCAGTGCCGTCCCGGCCGGTGA
- a CDS encoding aminopeptidase C: MDRSLTPDQLEVFEKEFAARPVNRLMQNAVTQTPVDDVALDRRILTGIDHSVSHHLDDWKATNQRQSGRCWMFAGLNLLRVGAARKLGVKDFEFSQNYLLWWDKFERANHVLEAIIETSDRDVDDRTVAHLLADPIGDGGQWNMFVALVAKHGLVPKSAMPETDSSSATRAMNRALKTLLRQGAHDLRGRAAEGVEAQREHKREVLAAVHRVLSIHLGTPPQRFLWQWEDKDKDFHRDGWLTPAEFAASYVQLPLDEYVCLVHDPRESSPVGRTFTVEYLGNIVDAPPVVYLNAEMELLKRLAMDTIVGGEPVWFGCDVTKMMRSDAGVWDAGLFDYAAVYDTPFTMDKATRLLYHDTQMTHAMLFTGVDVVDGSPRRWRVENSWGEEKADNGFWTMNDSWFGEHVFEIAVRRSALPPELAAALDQPPIVLPAWDPMGALAD, from the coding sequence ATGGATCGCAGTCTGACACCAGATCAGCTCGAGGTCTTCGAGAAGGAGTTCGCCGCCCGGCCGGTGAACCGGCTGATGCAGAACGCCGTCACCCAGACACCCGTGGACGATGTGGCCCTGGACCGCCGGATCCTCACCGGTATCGACCACTCCGTCTCCCACCACCTGGACGACTGGAAAGCCACCAACCAGAGGCAGAGCGGCCGCTGTTGGATGTTCGCCGGGCTCAACCTGCTCCGGGTCGGCGCCGCCCGGAAGCTGGGCGTGAAGGACTTCGAGTTCTCCCAGAACTACCTGCTCTGGTGGGACAAGTTCGAGCGGGCCAACCATGTCCTCGAGGCGATCATCGAGACCTCGGACCGGGACGTGGACGACCGTACGGTCGCGCACCTGCTGGCGGACCCGATCGGTGACGGCGGGCAGTGGAACATGTTCGTGGCACTGGTCGCCAAGCACGGCCTGGTGCCCAAATCAGCCATGCCGGAGACCGACAGCTCCTCCGCGACCCGTGCGATGAACCGGGCCCTGAAGACCCTCCTCCGCCAGGGCGCCCACGATCTGCGCGGGCGGGCCGCCGAGGGAGTCGAAGCGCAGCGGGAGCACAAGAGGGAGGTGCTGGCCGCAGTCCACCGGGTGCTCAGCATTCACCTCGGCACGCCTCCGCAGCGGTTCCTGTGGCAGTGGGAGGACAAGGACAAGGACTTCCACCGCGACGGCTGGCTCACCCCGGCGGAGTTCGCCGCCTCGTACGTCCAGCTCCCGCTGGACGAGTATGTCTGCCTGGTGCACGACCCGCGGGAGTCGAGCCCGGTCGGCCGTACCTTCACCGTCGAGTACCTCGGCAACATCGTGGACGCCCCGCCGGTCGTCTATCTCAACGCGGAGATGGAGCTGCTGAAGCGGCTGGCGATGGACACGATCGTCGGCGGTGAGCCGGTGTGGTTCGGCTGTGACGTGACCAAGATGATGCGCTCGGACGCCGGCGTCTGGGACGCCGGGCTCTTCGACTACGCGGCCGTCTACGACACCCCCTTCACCATGGACAAGGCCACCCGGCTGCTGTACCACGACACGCAGATGACCCACGCGATGCTGTTCACCGGCGTCGACGTGGTCGACGGGAGCCCGCGCCGCTGGCGGGTGGAGAACAGCTGGGGCGAGGAGAAGGCGGACAACGGCTTCTGGACCATGAATGACTCCTGGTTCGGCGAGCATGTCTTCGAGATCGCGGTGCGGCGATCCGCGCTGCCGCCGGAGCTGGCCGCCGCCCTCGACCAGCCGCCGATCGTCCTCCCGGCCTGGGACCCGATGGGCGCCCTGGCGGACTGA